A window of Mustela erminea isolate mMusErm1 chromosome 19, mMusErm1.Pri, whole genome shotgun sequence genomic DNA:
CTTGGACAGAACACGTTCCAGGACCTCGGAGCTCACCTGTCGAAGGCCTTCACGCGGCCCAGGAGCTTCTTGTTGTTGCGACAGTTGATGAGCACCTGGGTGTTGTTCTTGACTGACTGCGTGAGCACAGAGAGCGGACCCGTGTTGAACTCTTCCTCCTCCCGCTTCTGCAGCTCCTCTGGGGTCATCTCACTCTTGGGCTTGTTGAGGAGGCTCCTGAGTGGGCAAGCATGGAACCCACAGGTGAGGGCGCCCAGTGCTGCAGCTTGTGTGGTCACATGGCCTTGCACTTGGGTGTCTCCCCAATCTTTCCCCGACACTCCCACCCTCCTGCTCAGTCCCTCTCGCTTGCCGTCACCTCTCGGATGCATAACAGACACTGCCAATCTCACACAGCCTCCGCTGAGCTCCAGATCTCCCAaccacccccaacctcctccATCCACAGCCTTCCTCGTCTCCATCCTTCTAGTTCCCTGAGCAAAAGACTCTGCTATCAGTTTGACTCTTCTCACATCATACATTCAATGTGCCAGCAAATCCTGACATCTGTCtctaaaatagactcaaaagCTCACCTTTCTTATCATGGCCTAACCTCCATCACCTCTCTCTTCTAACAGCCTTacttgcctccctgcctccactcaTGCTCCCCAACGGTCTGTTTCCCGGAGGAGTCCCAGAGGTTGTATCAAAAAGTAAGTCGTATCTTCTCATGCTTCGAAACCCTCCTATGCCTTCCATCTCTTTGTAAAAGATAAAATCCCAAGTTTTTACAATGCCCTGCATCTGCCCATCCCTCGGGTCCACCAGTGACCTCAGGCAAACTTTCACCttgggcctttgcatttgctttcCCTCTGTCTTGACCCTCCCCAGATATCTCcatggatctcagggtcttcaggTCTTTGTTCACCTGTAGCCTTCTCAATGTGTCCTACACTGGTTATTAAGTTACTCTCTCTCAAAACTGGCACACCCCATCGCTTTTACCCTGCTCTACTGGTTCTTTACTCACAGCTCTGGTCACCTAACACGCCCTAATGCTTTACATGTTTTATTATCAGTGTATTCATTGCCGGTCTTTTCCCACCCGCAAGCTGCGgctggggagatttttttttttatggggcAGGGGTGGTATTCACTGATGTAGCCCACGAGCCTAAGCAGTGCCCGATAAGGGACTGCTCAATAAATAACTGCTGAGTGAGTATATAAATCAGGAAAATCATTTCGGCGACTCGTGAGCTGAAAAACTCTCGAATGAGGTGAAAAGCCACCGCCTCCAGCTCAAACTGTCCAGAAAAGTCCCACACCTAAAGCCGTTATTTCTAAAACTCCACACTCCCGTTTCCCAGGTTCTTTGCTTCCCCTTAAAATCCCTTTCAGTAAGACCAATTATCTGGGAAATCCCAGCCCGTTAACGGATAAAGATGCCTCCTGTCTCGAACTCAGGACCCGTCAAAGGCCCTAAGCCCGTCCTCAAACCCGTCAGGAGAAAGGCGCGTACTTTACCCCTAAAATCTCTGCCCTCGTCCCGCCTCTTCCCGCCACCGGTAAGGGGCCACATATATGTcctcaaccccacccccaccaccaaagCCTAGCCCGGCCTCACATGGTAGTAGCGGCCGCGGTCCCAGGTCAGCACCGTCTCCGCGTTGCGGCTGCCTCTGAAGGGAGAGCCACAGGCGGGACTTCCGTTTCCGGCAGCTCACTTCCGCCGGCGCCTGCGCGATCCCAACCTGCGGAGGCGTGGCCTGTTGCCATAGCGACCCGCGCCAGCGCCGCGCAGAGGTGGGGTGGAAGCATTGCCTAGTAGTTCAAGGTGTTGCGGGACCCTACGGGGCAGATATTCACGAcaatggagagaaggaaaaaacggATTCGACTCAAATCATTTCGTTGTAGAACGGCAAAGGTTGAAGGAGGGAAAGGACACCCCTTTCCAAATGCCCGCCGGCCCTGCCTTCGGGGGCGCGGCCTCCGCGAAGCCAATCGGCTCCTCGCTTCAGGGACGGACACCGCCCCTTTTCCTTCAGGGTCCGTTCTATTACGTGTCTATTGATCTTCCCGACTCCGAGTAACCAATCCTTTGCCTTCGTACGGGAGGGGCGTGGACTTGCGCCTGGGTCCAATGTTTTCCACGATCAAACATTTCTCATTGGCTTCCTTTCCTCCGCTGAGGCGGAGCCTACCCCTTTCGCGCTCCCTTTTGGGGTTGTGCAACTCTCAGGGGAACCAACCCCCAAAGCCCCAGGGAGACAAGGAGGCGTGTTCTCCGAACAACAGTCCCCATTGGCTTCACTGACCGAGGGAGGGTGGGCTGGTGTAGCCGCTCTTCTTGTTCATTGGCCCGGTGATTCCATGGGGTGGGATTTGGCTGGGCCTAAACTCTCCGCGGTCAGGGACCGGTTTCTGGGCGAAGCTGCCATGCCTTCCGGGGGCCGCGGGCGGTCCCGGCTGCGGCTCGGGGAACGTGGCCTCTTGGAGCCACCCTCACCGCCCAAGCGCCGCCTGCTCCCTCGGGCGCATTTCTTGCCCCTGCTTCTGCTGTCCCTGGCCGTGGCCTCGGCGTTCTACACCATCTGGAGCGGCTGGCTCCGCCAGACCGAGGAGCTGCCGCGGGGCCGGGAGCTGCGGGTGAGgctgggcagggacaggggcaccGCGGGAGCGCTCGTTCCCCGCCTCCCCTTCCCTGCGGTCTCAGGTTGACGTGGCTGTATCGGATGGCTCCAGCCGCAGGTGCTGTGGTCTCCATCGTTAGAGCGCATGCCCGCTGCGAAAGAACTGAGGCTTAGGGCTTATTCTGCAATAGGTGGTTCTCCCGAAGAGGAAGGGTCTGGAATAGTAAGACTTAGGAGTTCTGGGTTCTAATCTGAAAGTCAGCTATTTGGAAGAGTCCTTCCTCTCTCTCGGTCTTGATTTCTGCGTCAGGATTGGGGTGGGCT
This region includes:
- the SNRPD2 gene encoding small nuclear ribonucleoprotein Sm D2, which codes for MSLLNKPKSEMTPEELQKREEEEFNTGPLSVLTQSVKNNTQVLINCRNNKKLLGRVKAFDRHCNMVLENVKEMWTEVPKSGKGKKKSKPVNKDRYISKMFLRGDSVIVVLRNPLIAGK